The window GCCGGCGGGCTGTCGGACTGGCTCATCGGCGAGACGGTCGTCGCGCTGGGGACCTCCGCACCCGAGATCGTGGCCAGCGTCGCCGCCATCCGCCAGGACCGCCTCGACGTCTCCGCTGGCAACGTCTTCGGCTCCTGCGTGGTGAATCTGCTCGGCGTGCTGGGCGTGGCGGCCGCGCTCCGCCCGCTGACGCTCGCACCCGTCGCGGTCGAGGCCACGCTCTGGCTCTGTGTCGTCACGGGACTCGCCGTGTTGCTGACCGTGACCCGGCGGGTCCTCTCGCGGGCCGAGGGAGCGCTGTTGCTGGCCGTCGGGCTGACCGACTGGCTGGTCGTGGCGCTGGTGGGATGAGCCCACGTAGCAAGCTATTAGGGCGCTATCGCAGAAGGGTCAGTCGAATGACGGAGCTAGTGACGTGGTCCGAGAGCGGGGGTGTCGGCAAGACGACCACGGCCATCAACCTGGGCGCTGCGCTCGGTCGCCGGGGTGACGACGTGTTGCTCGTGGACCTCGACCCCCAGCCCGCGAGCCTCACGGCCGCGGCCGGCCACGCCGAGGCCAAGACCGCCGACGGGGCGAACATCACGGACGTACTACTGGACGATGGGGACCTGCGTGAGCTGGTCATCGAGGACGAACCGTACGACCTCGTCCCCGGCCACGAGTCGCTCGCCTCACTGGAGAGTACGGCGCGCGCGGAGGGCATCTCGACCGCGGAGTTCCTGCTGCGCTCCTCGCTCGCACCCGTCACCGACGAGTACGACCACGTCATCATCGACCCACCGGCGACGCTGAACCTGCTGGTCGACAACGCGCTCATCGCGACCGGCAACGTCCTCGTGCCGATGGAGATGACGCGCAAGGGCGAGCAGTCCATCGGGGGCGTCCTCGACACGGTCGCGGCGCTCGAATCCCAACTCCAGCGCGCCCAGCCCGACTTCGCGCTCGAGGTCATCGGCGTCCTCCCGAACAAGGTCGAGGGCTCCAGCCTCAACCAGCAGGTCCGCGAGACGCTCGCGGCCGAGGCCGACGGCGTCCGAATCCTCCCGGTGACGGTCCCCGACTACAACGTCCTCGCGCAGGCGTGGGACGCGGGCCTCGACATCTTCCGGTACGACGAGGAGCACGGCCTCCGCGCGTACCAGGAGTCGTTGCTGGCGGCGTACGAGGACCTCGCGGCAATCGTCGCGGCGCACGGCGCGGACGAACAGCAGGCGATGGTGAACGACTGATATGTCCAAGGAAGACCGCTACTCACATCTCGGCGACGATATCGAGACGGAGACGACCGACAGCGAAGCGGCCGACGAGACGACCGACGGCGTCCGAGTGACCATCCAGGACGGTGACGAGGAGACCGTCCTGACGGTCGACCCCGACATCGCGTCGGCCGACGACGTTCGCGAGGCGGTCGAGAACGCCTCCAGCAGTCGGCGGGCCAGCGTCACGACCAGCGACCCCGGCCGCCTCGCACTCGAACTCGGCACGCTCGGCCCCCGGCTGGCGCTGAAGGGCGTCGAGTCGCTGTTCCAGATGGACCGAACGGACCGGGGAGAGAGATAACCGCGATACCCTCAATCCCTACCAGACTTCGTCGGAATAGGCCGGCAATACAGACTATTACCGAACCGTCGAGCGGATAGCGATGCCGCTGTCGTAGGGTCAGGAAGGAAAGCCATGGGCCGGATTTGAACCGGCGATATGCGGCTCTGCAGGCCGCCGCGTTCGGCCGGACTCTGCCACCATGGCCCGCACGCGTGACTAGTCCAACGGACGGCAAAAGCGTAGCGGTCCGGTGGGAGGTCGAACGGCCCCGACGACGATCGACGGAGCCGCCCGTCTCTAGTACGACCGCGGCAGCCCGAGCGTGTGCTCGGCGACGTGGTTGCGCATCATCTCCGTGCTGCCGGGCGCGACCTTGCCCAGGCGCGAGCCCTTCCACATCTCGATGACGGCGTAGTCACGCGAGAAGCCGTTGCCACCGTGGGTCTGGACCGCCACGTCGGTGGCGTCGTGGCCGACCTCCGTCGCGCGGAGCTTCGCCATGTTCGAGACCTCGGCGGTCTTCTTCGGGTCCGGCTCGTTATCGACCATCCACGCGGCCTTGCGCAGCAGGAGCTGGGCGGCCTCGAGCTTCGTCCAGGAGTCGGCGATGGGATGCTGGATGGCCTGGTGCGCGCCGATGGGCTGGTCGAA of the Haloglomus salinum genome contains:
- a CDS encoding ParA family protein — translated: MTELVTWSESGGVGKTTTAINLGAALGRRGDDVLLVDLDPQPASLTAAAGHAEAKTADGANITDVLLDDGDLRELVIEDEPYDLVPGHESLASLESTARAEGISTAEFLLRSSLAPVTDEYDHVIIDPPATLNLLVDNALIATGNVLVPMEMTRKGEQSIGGVLDTVAALESQLQRAQPDFALEVIGVLPNKVEGSSLNQQVRETLAAEADGVRILPVTVPDYNVLAQAWDAGLDIFRYDEEHGLRAYQESLLAAYEDLAAIVAAHGADEQQAMVND